CACGCCGGGATGGGCGGCGACCGCGATGGTGGTGCCGTGCGCGGCGAGCCGGCGCTGCAGCTCGTACGTGAACATCAGGTTGGCCAGCTTGGACTGGCCGTAGGCGGCGGCCCGGCTGTACGACCGCTCCCACTGCAGGTCGTCGAAGTGGATCGCGGCCCGGATGCGGTGGCCGGTGCTGCTGATCGTCACCACGCGCGAGCCGGGCACTGGCAGCATCAGGTCTAGCAGCAGTCCGGTGAGCGCGAAGTGGCCGAGGTGGTTGGTGCCGAATTGCATCTCGAAGCCGTCGGCGGTGGTCTGCTTCGGGGTGTACATCACGCCGGCGTTGTTGATCAGCAGGTCGATCCGGTCGAGCCGGGACCGCAGCGCCGCCGCCGCGGTCCGCACGGAGTCGAGCGAGGTCAGGTCCAGCGCCTGCACGGTCACCTCGCCGGTCATGCGGGCCGCGGCCTGCTGGCCCTTCTCGATGTTGCGCACGGCGAGCACCACGGACGCCCCGTGCTCGGCGAGGGCCTTGGCGGTCTCGTACCCCAGTCCGGTGTTGGCCCCGGTCACCACGGCCACCCGCCCGCGCTGGTCCGGAATGTTCGCTGTCGTCCACTTCTCGCCCATGTCAGGCTCCCAGCCAGATAACGTACCGAAGGTATCTTGCGTGGTCGACATTAAAGTACCTTCGGTATGTTGTCAACGTACCGAAGGTACCTAACCTAGACTGGCGATCGTGACTTTCCAGCGGGCGCGAACTGAAGAGCAGCGGGAGATCCGCCGACGGGCGATCCTCGACATGGCGTCGGCGATGCTCGACGAGATGCCTGTGGCCGCGGTCACCCTGAACGAGCTCAGCCGCCGGGTAGGCCTGGCGAAGCCGAACGTGCTGCGCTATTTCGAGTCTCGCGAGGCGGTGCTGCTGGAGCTGCTTGACCGCTTTCTGCGGGAGTGGCTGACGGAACTGGCAGGGGAGTTGGCCGCCGGCATCGACGAAGATCTCCCCATGC
The sequence above is drawn from the Streptomyces kaniharaensis genome and encodes:
- a CDS encoding SDR family NAD(P)-dependent oxidoreductase; protein product: MGEKWTTANIPDQRGRVAVVTGANTGLGYETAKALAEHGASVVLAVRNIEKGQQAAARMTGEVTVQALDLTSLDSVRTAAAALRSRLDRIDLLINNAGVMYTPKQTTADGFEMQFGTNHLGHFALTGLLLDLMLPVPGSRVVTISSTGHRIRAAIHFDDLQWERSYSRAAAYGQSKLANLMFTYELQRRLAAHGTTIAVAAHPGVSNTDLIRNTPAALRLPVTWLAPLITQTPAMGALPTLRAATDPAALGGQYYGPGGRNEVKGHPRLVTSSPESYEVAVQQRLWAVSEDLTGVKFPAVQSQQNSGFYQPSIARTSPEMA